In Vespa velutina chromosome 14, iVesVel2.1, whole genome shotgun sequence, one DNA window encodes the following:
- the LOC124954124 gene encoding GTPase-activating protein and VPS9 domain-containing protein 1 has translation MSSANSVESLGTLQWDMIDLAGHLRQERLFVNSEQQNLQTLNEKVLYMSSDLAQQAWVTAQQRVNLNRLIVARPDCTPASCCYKANTLENSNFIDAYKHLNYQTCLSYGEFLGALRKSPKLLASCLVVGDRIVPDAIQGLVQSLAAGLYGSCLLPEDKILVLKLLRQLMLLQIIPSDNPRRLLRHGTCAFSRFYSFFHESLFSAKFFLTAALHTPIIQLLMEDEIFLDIDPDKVPIRFPPTERLKKFGKEGTPEYQAKLQRYRLWTVNSLYRITQRFIISIRENMHCFPISIYWLVRQMAGLLSKNGNVEPKEVHAMCTDLVFTYFICPAIVNPEPYGITDAPISYVARFNLMQVGQILQILSLMKYQTIDTKAFDLYRRFEKDSVSSIIDVMLEGATEDLEDEPTIVDNNKLQGLCRSAALFTENELNTLTTFLHTLANDSNMDGISHMSTFDKKQLTDMLSQLPLGLLNSNSKVSNNIYLETPNKKSGFLGKGKDRVTKMSSSPSNVIADMQDETNGTSTPEDESSDKNSQDVLVIPFGPTIGESVGLLSEQKVLCMELQNNAENSSVTLNLADDMVNGHGRRDSNSAERLETQEKRTRFSLAHDEVLFEGSIGNTSDNLEAVSEAASNHSVASSLELETEDQNDNLSDMVSANVSGRGTPNISGRDTPSSQITEGDDGRIAGEVRQLDLPPPNIPTKQSRSEIDDKFCKFEIKKLIEGDETVSMVSDTWSTDVLASDSEIVEQQERIIYPPSSEQIPPALPSENAQAMLDISETASEAWSTDVLASDSERLTEVDMDDTASVARSDDTTRSEIEVECRGEAEAGVESLPSAIPPLGTDDPSGIAYHPIPAIQEDSAIQLVAPIPDSSSSSNVTGRGGTKSDYRRSTMEYVDKNANTINSTDYGKPFHEDSLVQLIDKLQIDNDPNLVDQAVHNHIGAAAVTPALLLANHISAPTLSNEKLHNGDAKGEESESSLTGVDDVVVRLSTTSLTSSSSSGSETRAKNNASSSELPLSLPIINGNCDVTDSVASNFHKPTASTGAIPKSISFDKTAERGDKELLDDDQKNKRGFFGKLKMSLRNRRGKVIRGTDELRCYDRESGGDGIDIGKHRLRRIMSEDVTSAGNIIDSSDDILAKYRRKPSTASDTASIESNQSRTKEAEDERLSIDPNNVELSFAFIDAKRKLRMVLSTADLQYIPWSFASERSSWSQKENELVSFLQLQLAEAINLQDRALIAHLHETLRCVRLFNDDGCRKLFKSLREDYQRRSSYIAYLIRCRQGLLSTLAHLDRLHVRVKCDRDAVNNHLVSVFVRVFLEKRETLFLRFCDEFKKLTLADEKQDLVDNFLSKIHVEMDNDPIWQAASESQLKLAKVVVERTVMARVYHNALYPNGDGDVYRDQLLYDHIKKLAKVITPNHKDLRIPKVYHYECPWPWAQAELAVISAYKTPRDKLQCVFRCATTIMNLLSMASERGIPAADDLIPVFVYVIIKANPPSLLSTIQYVDSFYGNRLEGEEQYWWTQFCSAIEFIKTMD, from the exons ATGTCATCAGCAAACAGCGTAGAGTCCCTTGGGACATTGCAATGGGACATGATTGACTTAGCTGGTCATTTGCGGCAAGAGCGTTTGTTTGTTAACTCAGAACAACAAAACTTACAAACACTGAATGAAAag GTTTTATATATGTCCTCGGACCTAGCTCAGCAAGCATGGGTTACGGCACAACAGAGAGTTAATTTAAATCGCTTGATAGTTGCAAGGCCCGATTGTACGCCGGCTTCTTGCTGCTACAAGGCAAATACACTTGAAAATTCCAATTTTATAGATGCATAcaaacatttaaattatcaaaCATGCTTATCTTATGGCGAATTTCTTGGTGCTCTACGGAAATCACCTAAATTACTTGCATCTTGTTTAGTTGTCGGTGATAGAATTGTTCCAGATGCAATTCAAGGGCTTGTACAATCTTTGGCTGCTGGATTATATGGCAGCTGTTTGTTACCAGAGGATAAAATTTTAGTTCTTAAACTTTTAAGACAGTTAAtgcttttacaaataattccTTCAGATAATCCACGAAGACTTCTTAGACATGGCACATGTGCATTTTCTAGGTTTTATTCGTTCTTTCATGAAAGCCTTTTCTCTgcaaagttttttttaactGCTGCATTACATACCCCTATTATACAGTTGCTTATGgaagatgaaatatttttggatATCGATCCAGATAAAGTACCTATCAGATTTCCGCCTAcagaaagattaaagaaatttgGAAAGGAAGGTACTCCCGAATATCAGGCTAAATTACAACGATATAGATTATGGACAGTCAATTCTTTATATCGTATTACACAGAGgtttattatcagtattagaGAAAATATGCATTGTTTTCCAATCAGTATTTATTGGCTTGTTAGACAAATGGCTGGACTTCTCAGTAAAAATGGAAATGTGGAGCCAAAAGAAGTACATGCTATGTGCACAGATcttgtatttacatattttatatgtccAGCAATAGTTAATCCAGAACCATATGGTATTACAGATGCACCGATAAGTTATGTAGcaagatttaatttaatgcAAGTTGGTCAAATTTTGCAAATACTTTCACTTATGAAATATCAAACTATTGATACAAAAGCATTTGATTTGTATAgaagatttgaaaaagattCTGTATCTTCCATAATCGATGTAATGTTAGAAGGTGCAACAGAAGATTTGGAAGACGAACCTACTAtagttgataataataaacttcaaGGCCTGTGTCGTTCTGCTGCATTATTTACAGAGAATGAATTGAATACTCTGACTACATTTTTACATACATTAGCAAATGATAGCAATATGGATGGCATTTCACACATGAGTACATTTGATAAAAAGCAATTAACGGATATGCTTTCACAACTGCCGTTAGGATTACtgaatagtaatagtaaagtttctaataatatctatttggAAACGCCCAATAAAAAAAGTGGTTTCTTAGGGAaag GAAAAGATCGAGTTACAAAGATGTCCTCATCTCCCTCTAATGTAATAGCAGATATGCAAGATGAAACAAATGGTACTTCAACGCCCGAAGATGAATCTTCAGATAAAAATTCACAAGATGTGTTAGTTATTCCATTTGGCCCAACAATTGGAGAATCTGTTGGCTTGCTTAGTGAGCAGAaa GTTTTGTGCATGGAACTCCAAAATAATGCAGAAAATAGTTCTGTTACATTAAATCTTGCTGATGATATGGTAAATGGTCATGGTAGAAGGGATTCAAACAGTGCTGAACGTTTAGAaacacaagaaaaaagaacaaggtTTTCTTTAGCTCATGATGAag tGTTATTTGAAGGTTCTATTGGTAATACATCAGATAATCTAGAAGCTGTTTCAGAAGCTGCCTCCAATCATAGTGTTGCATCCTCATTAGAGTTAGAAACAGAAgatcaaaatgataatttatcaGACATGGTATCAGCCAATGTGTCAGGAAGAGGAACACCCAATATTTCTG gtcGCGATACTCCATCATCTCAAATCACAGAAGGTGATGACGGACGTATTGCAGGTGAAGTAAGACAATTGGATTTGCCACCACCaaatattccaactaaacaAAGTCGTTCAGAAATAGATGATAAATTctgtaaatttgaaattaaaaaacttaTTGAAG gagATGAAACAGTTTCTATGGTTTCTGACACATGGTCCACTGATGTATTGGCATCGGATAGTGAAATAGTAGAACAacaagaaagaattatttatcctCCTTCTTCTGAACAAATTCCGCCAGCTTTACCTTCAGAAAATGCTCAGGCAATGTTGGATATTAGTGAGACTGCATCTGAAGCATGGAGTACGGATGTACTAGCTAGTGATTCAGAAAGACTTACCGAAGTGGATATGGATGATACAGCTAGCGTTGCTAGATCCGATGATACAACTAGATCTGAAATAGAAGTTGAATGCCGTGGTGAAGCGGAAGCTGGTGTAGAATCATTACCATCTGCTATACCGC cTTTAGGAACAGATGATCCTTCTGGAATAGCTTATCATCCAATACCTGCGATCCAAGAAGATTCTGCTATTCAACTTGTCGCGCCAATTCCTGattcatcttcgtcttctaACGTAACTGGTCGTGGTGGAACTAAATCTGATTATAGAAGAAGCACAATGGAATATGTTGATAAAAATGCTAATACCATAAACAGCACGGATTATGGCAAACCATTCCACGAAGACAGTCTCGTTCAATTAATAGACAAATTGCAAATTGATAATGATCCAAATCTTGTTGATCAAGCAGTACATAATCATAttggtgctgctgctgttacACCTGCATTATTACTGGCTAATCATATTTCTGCTCCTACGCTATCCAATGAAAAATTGCATAATGGTGATGCCAAAGGAGAA GAATCAGAAAGTTCATTGACTGGTGTTGATGATGTGGTTGTACGATTAAGTACAACAAGTTTAACATCTAGCAGTAGTTCTGGATCAGAAACTCGAGCGAAGAATAATGCATCATCATCCGAATTACCATTGTCACTGCCGATAATTAATGGTAATTGTGATGTGACTGATAGTGTTGCTTCTAATTTCCATAAACCAACAGCATCTACAGGAGCTATTCCAAAAAGTATAAGCTTTGATAAGACAGCTGAACGTGGCGATAAAGAACTTTTAGACGATGATCAGAAAAACAAGCGTGGTTTCTTTGGTAAATTAAAGATGTCACTTAGAAATCGTCGGGGAAAAGTTATTCGAGGAACTGATGAATTGAGATGTTACGATAGAGAGTCCGGTGGCGATGGTATTGATATAGGAAAACACAGATTACGTAGAATCATGTCGGAAGATGTAACATCAGCTGGAAATATCATTG atagtTCGGATGATATTTTGGCAAAGTATAGAAGAAAGCCTAGTACAGCTAGTGATACTGCTTCTATTGAAAGTAATCAATCACGTACGAAGGAAGCAGAAGATGAAAGACTTTCAATAGATCCAAATAATGTAGAACTCTCTTTTGCTTTCATTGATGCAAAACGAAAATTACGCATGGTACTCAGTACTGCTGATCTTCAATACATTCCATGGAGCTTTGCATCCGAG AGAAGCAGTTGGTcacaaaaggaaaacgaatTGGTTTCTTTCCTTCAACTTCAATTGGCCGAAGCTATTAACTTACAGGATAGAGCATTGATAGCTCATTTACATGAAACTTTAAGATGTGTTAGATTATTTAATGACGATGGTTGCAGGAAATTATTCAAATCTTTGAGAGAAGATTATCAAAGACGATCATCTTATATTGCATATTTGATTAGATGTCGACAGGGTTTATTATCAACGTTAGCCCATTTGGACAG gttaCATGTTCGAGTGAAATGCGATCGCGATGCTGTTAATAATCATCTCGTATCCGTTTTTGTAAGAGTGtttttggaaaaaagagaaacattgtTTCTACGTTTTTGCGATGAATTCAAGAAGCTTACATTGGCCGATGAAAAGCAAGATCTAGTTGATAACTTCTTGAGTAAAATTCATGTTGAAATGGATAATGATCCAATCTGGCAAg CTGCAAGCGAGTCTCAATTGAAGTTAGCCAAAGTCGTTGTAGAACGAACTGTCATGGCTCGGGTGTATCATAATGCTCTTTATCCAAATGGAGATGGAGATGTATATAGAGATCAGCTTCTTTATGATCATATTAAAAAGCTTGCTAAAGTTATAACGCCTAATCACAAGGATTTACGCATTCCAAAGGTGTATCATTACGAATGTCCTTGGCCATGGGCCCAAGCTGAATTAGCTGTTATTTCTGCATATAAAACACCTAGAGATAAATTGCAGTGCGTATTTCGTTGCGCTACAACAATAATGAACTTGTTATCTATGGCTTCTGAAAGAGGTATACCTGCTGCTGATGATTTAATTCCTGTATTCGTTTATGTTATCATAAAG gCTAATCCaccatctttattatcaactATTCAATACGTAGATAGTTTTTACGGGAATCGATTAGAAGGAGAAGAACAATATTGGTGGACTCAATTTTGTTCGGCGATTGAGTTTATTAAAACTatggattaa